From Actinomyces slackii, a single genomic window includes:
- a CDS encoding ABC transporter ATP-binding protein: MEETSGPGSDEGPRGAPVITTGRLSKTFSVGGAQQHVLRNLDLSVEKGSFTVIMGPSGAGKSTLLHALSGLDRPTLGTVTLEGTDLTGLGEDELARFRRRHCGFVFQRIHLLDSLSVLENLLVVGLLISHDRRALSRRAGELLERVGLPERDWSKTPSMLSGGEAQRVAIARALMNRPAVVFADEPTGQLGSAHSASVLDLLGQVHDDGQTIVMVTHDLPSACRAERLLYLRDGRIGEELALSGSRDERMTALTAFLTEMGW, translated from the coding sequence ATGGAAGAGACCAGTGGGCCGGGGAGTGACGAGGGACCGCGCGGCGCCCCGGTGATCACCACGGGCAGGCTCTCCAAGACCTTCTCCGTGGGCGGGGCCCAGCAGCATGTGCTGCGCAACCTGGACCTGAGCGTCGAGAAGGGCTCCTTCACCGTCATCATGGGCCCCTCGGGGGCGGGCAAGTCCACCCTCCTCCATGCGCTGTCCGGACTGGACCGCCCCACCCTGGGCACCGTCACCCTGGAGGGAACCGACCTGACGGGCCTGGGCGAGGACGAACTGGCCCGCTTCCGACGCCGCCACTGCGGCTTCGTCTTCCAGCGGATCCACCTGCTGGACTCCCTGAGCGTCCTGGAGAACCTCCTGGTCGTGGGCCTGCTCATCAGCCACGACCGCCGAGCACTGTCCCGCCGGGCCGGCGAGCTCCTGGAGCGTGTGGGCCTGCCGGAGCGGGACTGGTCCAAGACCCCCAGCATGCTCTCCGGCGGGGAGGCCCAGCGCGTGGCCATCGCCCGGGCCCTCATGAACCGGCCCGCCGTCGTCTTCGCCGATGAGCCCACCGGCCAGCTCGGCTCGGCGCACTCGGCCTCCGTCCTCGACCTCCTCGGCCAGGTGCACGACGACGGCCAGACCATCGTCATGGTCACCCACGACCTGCCCTCGGCCTGCCGGGCCGAGCGCCTCCTCTACCTGCGCGACGGGCGCATCGGCGAGGAGCTCGCCCTGTCAGGCTCCCGGGATGAGCGCATGACGGCCCTGACGGCCTTCCTGACCGAGATGGGGTGGTGA